The region CCGGTGTGACTCCGCAGACCCCTCCCAGTGTGCCCGGCCTGCCGGGAGTGCAGGTCACCGATCACCAGCCATTTACGCTGCCCAGCCCCCATGTGACCCCCACGCACATGCTGACGCTGGCTCAGCTGATCGAGACGCTGGCGCCTACGCATGACGCGGTGGTGGTTACGCACGGCACCGACACGCTGGAGGAGACCGCCTTTGCCCTGCACCTGCTCCTGCGGACCTCGACCCCGGTGGTGCTGACCGGCAGCATGCGTCACGCCGAGGCTGCCTCATGGGATGGTCCGGGCAATCTGCTCGACGCGGCGCAGGTCGCGCTGCACCCTGCCACGGCCGGGCGCGGTCCCCTGGTGGTGTTTGGCGGCGACGTCTTTGATGCGCGCACAGTAACCAAGGTTCACAGTACGGCGGTGGACGCCTTCGGCGGCTATCCCGGCCCGATCGGACGCATTGACCGGGTAGGAGAGACGCCTCAGGTACGTTTCTTTGCCAGCCCGGAGCCGCGCCAGTCGTTTACACCCGTGCAGTTGGGCGCACGGGTGGACATTCTGTATGCCTACGCCGGCTGGACCGGGGAAGGCTACGCCGAA is a window of Deinococcus deserti VCD115 DNA encoding:
- a CDS encoding asparaginase, with protein sequence MKRLAVIHTGGTIASRPNPNGPGVTPQTPPSVPGLPGVQVTDHQPFTLPSPHVTPTHMLTLAQLIETLAPTHDAVVVTHGTDTLEETAFALHLLLRTSTPVVLTGSMRHAEAASWDGPGNLLDAAQVALHPATAGRGPLVVFGGDVFDARTVTKVHSTAVDAFGGYPGPIGRIDRVGETPQVRFFASPEPRQSFTPVQLGARVDILYAYAGWTGEGYAEAAERADGLVIAALGTGNLPGELLPLIETTEIPVVIATRTHAGPVIPVYGYAGGGATLVEAGAIPASFLNAHKARILLLVLLSLGLNRDAIRRVFVDDPF